The Deinococcus puniceus genome segment GAATCATTGGCCGGGGCCGCGCCGCCCACCTGGCCCTGACTGCCGAACCCATAGACGCCGCCACCGCCGAACGCTGGGGCCTCGTCACCGAACTCCATGCCGACGCCGACGCGCTGTATGCCCGTGCCGAGGCGTTGGCCGCGCACCTTGCCGCGCTCCCTCCCAAAGCGCTGGAAGGCAGCAAACGCACGTTGAATGACGGCCTGCCCCATGCCCAAAGCTTGGCGGCGGCGGTGGACTGGAACGCCGAACATATGACGGCGGAGGGGTTGGCGGGGGCGGTGCGGTGAGGGATTGAGGCGTTGGCGCGGTGGGGAGTCTGAAAGTCTGAGGCAAGGCAATCGCTGACGCTCACTCACCCCCTCTGCTAGCGCAGCTCTGCGAGTCCCAACCTCCCCCCTCAAGGGTGAGGAGCTAAAAGCCCCAACGCTCCACCGCACCCACCATCCATCTCTAGCCCTTCGACTCTAGACCCTTAGACCAAGCCCCCAGAATCTCACCCACGTTCAACCCAAAAGGAGCGCCACATGACTCAAACCGCCGATCCCGCCACCACCTTCCGCCCTGACCTGCTGCGCGGCAAACACGCCCTGATTACGGGCGGCGGCAGCGGCATCAACCTCGGCATCGCCCAAAGTTTCGCGGCGCACGGCTGCGCGGTCACCATTTTGGGCCGCAATCTGGAGAAGGCGCAGAAGGCAGCGGCGGGCATCGTGGAAGCGGGCGGGCAAGCCCTTGGCGTCAGTGCCGACGTGCGCGATTTTGCGGCCCTGCAAGCGGCGGTGGCCCTCGCGGTAGAAGCGCACGGCGACTTCGATATCGTATTGGCCGGAGCCGCTGGCAACTTTCCCGCCCCCGTGGACGGCATCAGCCCCAACGGATTTAAGACGGTGGTGGACATCGATCTGCTCGGCACTTACAACACCATCAAGGCTGCCGCGCCGCACATCAAGGCTCCGGGCGGCAACGTGCTGAGCATCAGCGCTTACGGCGTGCCCGTGCCCATGCAGGCGCATGTGGTGGCCGCCAAAGCTGGCGTGGACGCCCTCACCCGCACGCTGGCCGTGGAATGGGGCCTGCGCGGCATCCGCGTGAACGCCATCATTCCCGGCCCAATCGACGGCACCGAGGGTATGGCCCGCCTCGCCCCGGACGAAAAAACCCGCAGCCAATTCACGCGCACCGTACCGCTGGGACGCTTCGGCCTGCCCCAAGACATCGCCAACGCCGCGCTGTTTCTGGTGTCGGACGCGGCCAGCTATGTGACCGGCGTGATTTTGCCCGTAGACGGCGGCCAGAACATGCTGGGCGGTGCGCCGCAATATCAGATGTTTTTGCAGATGACGCAGTAAAGGCGGTCTAAGGGTCTAGGATCTAAGGGACTAAGAAGGGCAAAAGCCAGAGCAGAAGCTACATCGCCTCTGCAAACGCCAACTTTCACGAGCCACCCTTAGACCCTTAAGCCGACAGCCACGCTTCAGCTTCACACGCTATTCTCTGCGGGTGCGCCGCCTGCTGACCATTTGTACGCTTATTCTGCTCTCCGGCGATTTGGCGGCCCTGTCTCCCACCACGCCCATTGCCGTGCAGTTGGTGCGCGATCCCGGCCTCAGCGCAGGCGTGCGGGAAGCGTTGCGGGATGTGCCAGACGGCGTACAGGTGTCGGTGCTGGTACGGGAGGTGGGCGGCGGCCCGGTGCTGGAAGCCCTCAGACCCGACGAGTCCATGATCCCGGCCAGCACCCAAAAACTGGTGACGGCGGCTTCGGTGCTGGTAGACCGGGGCGGCGCGGGCGGGTGGTGGAGTACCGAACTGACCGTGCCAGCCGCAGAAGTGGGCCAAAAAAACGTGTCGGCGTTGACCCTGCGCGGCAGTGCTGACCCGACTCTGAGCGTGGCGGGCGGCTCCAACAGCCTGCGGGCACTGGCAAAACAAGCCTTTGCGCGTGGCCTGCGCCGTGTGAATGCCGTGCGGCTCGATGAATCCCCGATGCAGGCGGGCGGCTGGACGGAACTGATCGTGGGCGTGCCCATGACCACCGTGCGCCTGAGCGAGTGGGAAACCAATCCCCCGATTTCGGCGCAGGAAGCGCGGGCCAGAGCGGGTGCGGCGCTGGTATCCGAACTGCGGCGGGCAGGAATTGTGGTGGGTTCGGACGCGGTGGGTGTAGCCCCCAAGTTCACGCCGTATCTGGCCCCTGCCCGCGTGGATGAGGACGGAAAAGCCCTGCCGCCTGACCCGCTAGTTCCTGTAAACCGCCGCCCAGAACACGGTCTTGCCAGCGTCCGCAGTGCCTCGCCTGCGCTGGTGGTGGCCGCAGTGCTGCGTCCCAGCGACAACCTGAAAGCCGAGGAACTCTTGGGCAGTCTGGCCGCCACACCGTTGGGGCGAGGCACGCTGGCGGGCGCACTCCTGCGCGAACGGGCCGCCCTGCGCCGCATGGGCATAGACCTGACCGGCGTGGCTCTGGCCGATGGCAGTGGCCTCAGCCGCAACAACCGCCTGACCGCCCGCACACTCGTACACCTGCTGAGCGTGCTGCACGACTTGCCCTACGCCACAGCCAAAGCGTCTGCCACTCTGCCCGCCGCCGTGTACCGCGCCCGCCGCAACGCTTTTGCCGAGGCCTTGCCCCAAGCAGGAACAGGCGAAACTGGCCCCGCCCACACCGGACGCGGCGGCACGATGGCCCTGAGATTGCAAAATTCGGGGCTGGATGTTCGGGCCAAAACCGGAACGCTGCCGGGAGTCAGTGCGCTGGCGGGCTACGTCACCGCCAAAAGCGGCAAGATACTGGCCTTTTCTATCCTGATGAACGGCCCCGAAACCACCCCGATCCTGACTCTGCGCAGCGTGCAAGACCGGATGGTGCAGGCCATCTCGGCGGCGCACTGATGGGGTGTCGGTGAGAGGAAAAGCCAGTGCTAGACGCCTCTGTTGACTGCTCTGCCTCCCCAAAACCTCACTGCCCCAGCACCCTAGACCTTTAGACCGTTAGAGCAGGACGGAGAATGGAGTCACCGAGAAAAGCGACTTTCGGTGACTCCATTCTCCGTCCTGCTCGGTAAAATTCACTCGCTTCGCTCGGTCATTCTTATGACAAATGCTGTGAACCTTCCCGTAGCTTAGATTTCCAACTCGCCACCCCGAAATCCTTTGCTAACCTACCCGCATGAAACTTCTGGTGGTGGGCGGGGCAGGCTACATCGGGTCGCATACGGTGCGGCAACTGCGGGCGGCGGGGCATGACGTGGTCGTGCTGGACAACCTTTCCAGCGGACACCCGGAAGCCTTGCCGCCCGAAGTGACGCTGGTGAAGGCCGATCTGCTGGACGCCGAGGCCGTGAAAGCAGCCCTGAACGCGCACCAACCCGACGCTGTGATTCACTTTGCCGCGCTGATCGAGGTGGGCGAGAGCATGCGGGCACCGGGCCGCTACTACCGCAACAACGTGCTGGGCAGCCTGAACCTGCTGCAAGCCATCGTAGAAACGCGCAAGATTCCGCTGGTGTTTTCCTCGACTGCCGCCGTGTACGGCACCACCGACGCCGTGCCGATTCCTGAAACGGCCACCAAGCAGCCCGAAAGCGTGTACGGCGAAACCAAGTGGATGACCGAGCAGATGATTCATGCCTTCGGCACGGCACACGGCTTGCCGTATACCATCTTGCGCTACTTCAACGTGTGTGGCGCGGCTCCGGGCGGCGCGATTGGCGAGGCGCACGCCAACAAGACCCACCTGATCGAATTGGCCTGCCTCACCGCTCTGGGCCAGCGCGAGAAAATGATGATTTTTGGCGACGATTACCCCACGCCCGACGGCACCTGTATCCGCGATTACGTGCATGTGCAGGATCTGGCCGACGCGCATGTGCTGGCGGTGGAAGCCCTGCACGGCGGCGGGCAAGTAGCGACCACCTACAACGTGGGCCTTGGTCACGGCTTCAGCGTGCGCGAAGTGCTGGACGCCGTAGACGCGGTGGTGGGTACGCCCCTGACCCGCGAACTGGCCCCCCGCCGCGCCGGAGACCCCCCACGCTTGGTGGCCGACGCCACGCTGATCGTCAAGGAACTGGGCTTCAGCCCCAAATTCACTGACCTGAAAGACATCGTGGCAAGCGCTTGGGAGTGGCACCGCACGCATCCGCACGGCTTCGAGAAGTAATGCAGTCGTACGGACTTCGGTTGAAAGCCCTCTGTTCTGGCTTTTAATCCGGCGGTAAGAAGGAGGCGGGCTGCACGCTCTGACGGCGGAGCGTCAGGTAGAGTCTGGAGAACGGGGCGTGCTAGGGAAGTGCTGTATGGCGGCCAAAGCGGTACTGACCGGCACCACCAGCAACATGCTGACCAAAGCCAGCAGCAGCGCCGCCAATTCGGTAAACAGGCCCTCGCTGTTGACCTGTACCCACAGCGGCGTGCCCGAACTGGCCCGCATCAGCAGCAGCAGGGGCAACGAGCCGCCCGCATACAGCAGCATCAGAACGTTCACCATGCCTGCCGCGTGGTCGCGTCCGACCCGCATGGCCTGCCGGAACAGGGCGCGGCGGCTCAGAGGCGGCCCCGCCTGTGCCGCCCTCGTCTGGGCCAACGTTTCGACGGCGGACGTTTGAGTGATCGCCACATCGTTCATGGCCCCCAAGCTGGTCAGCAGGACGCCCACCACGTACAGCCCGGTGGCACTCACGCCGTAAGACGCCTGAGCGACGGTGGCCCCTGCATCGCTCAGGCCCGTCAGGGAGGCCGCTCCCACCAACAAGTTCAGCAGCCCCGCGCCGAGGGTGACGCACAGCAGGAGCGCCAGCAGGGCCGCATGACTCTTGCGGTTCCAACCATGCACGAAGTACACGCTGAGGGCCAACACCCCGCCCAAAGCGGGCAGCAGCCCCAGCACAGGTGCGCCGCCCAGCAGCAGGGGTAGCAAGATCAGCCAGAGGGCGGCCAACGTGAGGGCGCTGCCCAGCACAGCCCGCAGGCCCTGCACGCCCGTCACCGCGAGGGCCACCAACAACGTCAGGCCCAAGAGTGCGCCCAGCAGCGGAAAGCGGCGCGGCCCTTCTAGGATGTACTGGCCGTCGATCTGGTTCAGCACGACGGCTTGTCCGGGGGTCGGTTGGGCCTCCGCATAAGTCACGGCGGTCACGGTCTGCCCCGTATTCAGCCGAATCTGGGCTTCACCGGGCTGGGTCTGGCGCTGGTAAACGCCGCTGACATACTGGCTGAGGCTGAGCGGCGGAGGGGGCGGCTCGACCCGGAAGACCCACAGCACCCCTGCGGCCAAGACCGCCCCCAAGAGTGCGGTCAGTCCAGACGGAAGGCGTTTCCAAAAGTTCATCGCCTCACGGTAGCGGCCAGAGCGCGGTGGGTGGGGTCAGGGTGTGAGCCGTATCAGTGTTGCTCGCCCGACGCCGAGGTGAGAGCCAGCATCGCCGGGGTGCCGCCTACCACGAGGCGGCGCGTGACCGTCAGGGTATTCAGCGCGACTTCCAGTACTTCTCCTGTGGTGGGACTGGTCAGGTAGGCCGCATTCTGGCCGAGGGTCATGGTGGGCCGGATGGCCGCTTTGTCGGCGGCATCGGCGGGTTTGACCAAGCCTGCCGCGCTTTGCAGTACCCGGCCTGTGCGGGCATCAAGGGCGTGCAGGGCACCGTCGGCGGTCAGTACCAACAGGCGCTGACCATCTGCGGCAAAGATGAATTTCAGGGGCACGGCGGGCAGGGTGATGGGCGTCAGGGCCGAGTCCTGAGCCGTCCAGCGGGCCAACCCGGTGCCGAAGTTGCCGTACAGTGTGCTGCTTTTGGCGTGGGCCGCCACTGTCCCCACCCGCTTGCCTTCGGGCGTGCCTGCGGGGTTGGTCAGTTTGCTGGAGGTGATCTCATTGCCCTTGACCGTGACCGCCAATACCCCATCGGTGCAGCCGAAGTAGCTGGTGTCGCCCAGAATGGCCTCACCGTGCAGGGCCGGGCAGCCGTCTATAGTGTTCAGCAATTGGCCCGACTTGAGGTCGTAGGCGTCCACCCGGTTCAGGCGCAGAGAGCCGCTGAGCAGCACGTTGCCCATGACGGTGGGTGCGCCGTGGTCGGGCTGGGCCACTTTAACGATTTGCATGTCGTTGGTCTTGCCCAGCAGGGTTTCTCCAAAAATAGCCACCGTGCCGCCCTTGTCGTTAAAAATAACGATGCGGTCATCGTGGGCAAAGAAGTGGGTGGGTTGCTGGCCCACGTTCAGGGTCGCCAGCACATGCGGGGCCTTCTGAACAAGGTCGTCGTGGTCGCCGTGCGGAATGCTGCTCAGGCCAGAGTGCAGCACCGTGACGCGGTCATCGTTGCGGTGGATGGCGTAGGCGTACTGCCCACCGGGGCCAGCGTACAGGCCACTGAGTTTTCCGGGCGTGCTGAAGGTGCCTACTGTTTTGCCGTCCGTCAGGTTCAAGACGTTCAATACGTTGGTTGTGGCGTCGGCCACCACGAGGCGGGACACGGTCTCGGCGTGGGCGGCAGTGATCAGGCTCAGGGCGGCGGTCAGGGTCAGTTTCAGATGGGTCATGGTGGGTACTCCGGCAAAAGAAAAGGGGCGTGAAGGACGGGTTCTTCCGGCTTACGGCGCAGAGATCGGACACAACTTCTGCACCCGCGAAGAGCGTGGGGGTCGCCTCTACTTCAGCGCTTGCAACAGGGTGTCGCGGTTGCGGCGCATCATGTCGGCGTAGTTGGGGGTCTGCACGCTGCCTTCGGGGTCAAGCACAAACAGCGGCACGCCTGCTTCGGCAGCCACGGCGCGGGCCGGGCCTTGGGGCAGTTGCGGTTCGGCAAACACGGCCCTCACGCCCGCTGTCCGGATGGTCTGCACGGTCTGGGCCATCCGCTGGGCGCTGGGTTCTATACCTGCCAGCGGCGTAATGGTGGCGCTCACCGTCAGACCGTAGGCGCGGGCAAAGTAGCCGAACGCGTTATGAAAGGTGACCAGTTTGCCGCCGCGCACCGGGACGAGGGTGCGGCGGAGTTCCGCGTCCAGTGCGGTGAGGCGCACGGCCTCGCGCTCGGCATTGGCGCGGTAGGCGGCGGCGTGCTGCGGATCGAGGGCGGCCAAGTGCGTGCCCACCGTGCGGGCGGCCTGCGCCATCAGGCGGGCATCCAGCCACCAGTGCGGATCGGTGGCCGAGCCTTCCCGAATCCGGGTAAAGGTCATCACGTTGCCCAGTTTCAGCACTTTGGCCGGGCTGCCGCTGGCCTTCACGTAACGTTCCAGCCAGTCGTCGGCCCCCAATCCGGCCATGATCGCCAGATCAGCCGAGCGGATGCGGGCAATGTCGCGCACGGTGGGATCGAAGTCGTGCGGACTGGCCCCCAGCGGCGCGGCACGCTCCACGGCGGCGTGCGGTTCGGCCACCCGCGTTACCACATCAAAGAGGGGTTGAAAAGAGACGATGACGTTGGGCTTGGCCTGAGCGGCAGGAAGGAGCAGCAGGGTGCCGAGGGCGGCAGTGCGTGACCAATGGGGGAAAAAGAAGAAGACTCTGGACATACGAACCTCGGAAGCGGCAGGACTATTTGGAGAGTGCGGCAGTGGCGTTACGTGCCACTGGAGCGCGGTGCAGCACTTGCCGCTCGGTCTGGCCGCTCAGCACGGCAAAGGCGGCGCGTTCCTCGTCGGCGTCCAGATCGCGGCCAATAGCCACCAACCGGGTGTAGCCGTCGCGGTCTTCGGGCAGCGGGTCAAGGGCGATCAGGTCACGCACCGCCTGCATCAGCAGCTTTTTGGGATGGGCCTCTAGGCTCACGTAGCCCTTGACCCGCAACACCTGACCGGGCCGCGACACGATGCGGTGAATCAGGCCGTGCCAGCCCTCCAAGCCCAGCGGCGTGTGCGCCTCCAGCGTGAAACTCTTGAGGCCGGGGGTGTGCTGGGTGCGGGACGGTTCGGGTGTCCAGTCGGCGCTGAAGCCGTGAGCGTTCAGCACCGTTTCTGCGTCTACTTCCGAATTTTTGGCGTGCAGCACGCGGGCCAAGGGGTGCAGCCCCAGCACGATCTGTTCGGCGGTGTGCCGCTGGGCGAGGGTGACCACATCGCTTTTGTTCAGAATCACGGTGGTGGCGTAGGCCAGTTGCAGGGCGGCTTCCGGGTTTTCGATCAGCGTCTGGGCCAGATTGCGGGTGTCCACCACAGTGATTAAGCTGTCCAGCCGGAAGACGGCCCGCACATCGGGGTCAAGCAGGGTGTGCAGCACGGGCGTAGGATCGGCCACGCCGCTCAGTTCGATCAGCACGTGGGCGGGTGCGCCGCCTTCGTCTTGGCCGCGCTGCGCCAGCCGGATCAGAGCGGAGATCAGGTCGTCGCGCCCTGTGCAGCACAGGCAGCCCTGCGTCAACTCCTGAATATCGTCAGGCTGATCGGTCAGGGCCTCGATCAGGCCACCGTCTATGCCCACCTTACCGAACTCGTTCACGATGACGCCGATGCGCCGGGGCAACAAGGCGGGGCCTGCTTGCCGGATCAGGTGATTGACGAGGGTGGTCTTGCCTGCCCCCAAGAAGCCGCCGATCACGGTAACAGGAATGCGGGAGTCAGGCATAAGTTTGATAACAATATCTCGTTATCAATAAGGCGTCAACTCAACCACGCTCTAAGCGAGCTGTCCGAACCGCTCGCCCTTCCTTAGTCCCTTTGATCCCAGACCCTTAGACTGCCCCCACACATCCCCAACTTCAGCCCCTGCGCCCCGCCATCCCTTACCCTGAAGCCCATGACTTCCCCCCACCACAGCGACCTGTCGGCCCACATTGCACGCGGCTTGTCGGATTTGGCCGAATTTGTCGCCATAGAAAGCGTGAGCGCACAGGGCCGGATGCTGCCCGAAGCGGCGGCCTACGTGACCCGCCTGCTGGAAGCGGAAGGCTTTACGGTGCGCGAGTATCCCGGCACGGTTGCCCCTGTGCTGGTGGCCGAGGCAGGCAGCGGCCCCACCACCCTACTCATTTACAACCATTACGACGTGCAGCCCGAAGACCCCACCGAACTCTGGGACAGCCCGCCGTTTGCCCTGACCGAGCGGGAGGGGCGGCTGTACGCACGCGGCGTCAGCGACGACAAGGGCGAGTTTATTTCGCGGCTGGCGGCGGTGCGGGCGGTGCGCGAGCGGCACGGCGGGCAGTTGCCGCTGCGGATACGCTGGCTGCTGGAGGGCGAGGAAGAGGTGGGCAGCCCCAGCCTAGACGCCTTTGTGGAGGCCCACGCCGACGAACTGCGGGCCGACGGCTGCTGGTGGGAATTCG includes the following:
- a CDS encoding SDR family oxidoreductase, which gives rise to MTQTADPATTFRPDLLRGKHALITGGGSGINLGIAQSFAAHGCAVTILGRNLEKAQKAAAGIVEAGGQALGVSADVRDFAALQAAVALAVEAHGDFDIVLAGAAGNFPAPVDGISPNGFKTVVDIDLLGTYNTIKAAAPHIKAPGGNVLSISAYGVPVPMQAHVVAAKAGVDALTRTLAVEWGLRGIRVNAIIPGPIDGTEGMARLAPDEKTRSQFTRTVPLGRFGLPQDIANAALFLVSDAASYVTGVILPVDGGQNMLGGAPQYQMFLQMTQ
- a CDS encoding D-alanyl-D-alanine carboxypeptidase, whose protein sequence is MRRLLTICTLILLSGDLAALSPTTPIAVQLVRDPGLSAGVREALRDVPDGVQVSVLVREVGGGPVLEALRPDESMIPASTQKLVTAASVLVDRGGAGGWWSTELTVPAAEVGQKNVSALTLRGSADPTLSVAGGSNSLRALAKQAFARGLRRVNAVRLDESPMQAGGWTELIVGVPMTTVRLSEWETNPPISAQEARARAGAALVSELRRAGIVVGSDAVGVAPKFTPYLAPARVDEDGKALPPDPLVPVNRRPEHGLASVRSASPALVVAAVLRPSDNLKAEELLGSLAATPLGRGTLAGALLRERAALRRMGIDLTGVALADGSGLSRNNRLTARTLVHLLSVLHDLPYATAKASATLPAAVYRARRNAFAEALPQAGTGETGPAHTGRGGTMALRLQNSGLDVRAKTGTLPGVSALAGYVTAKSGKILAFSILMNGPETTPILTLRSVQDRMVQAISAAH
- the galE gene encoding UDP-glucose 4-epimerase GalE; translation: MKLLVVGGAGYIGSHTVRQLRAAGHDVVVLDNLSSGHPEALPPEVTLVKADLLDAEAVKAALNAHQPDAVIHFAALIEVGESMRAPGRYYRNNVLGSLNLLQAIVETRKIPLVFSSTAAVYGTTDAVPIPETATKQPESVYGETKWMTEQMIHAFGTAHGLPYTILRYFNVCGAAPGGAIGEAHANKTHLIELACLTALGQREKMMIFGDDYPTPDGTCIRDYVHVQDLADAHVLAVEALHGGGQVATTYNVGLGHGFSVREVLDAVDAVVGTPLTRELAPRRAGDPPRLVADATLIVKELGFSPKFTDLKDIVASAWEWHRTHPHGFEK
- a CDS encoding YibE/F family protein; translated protein: MNFWKRLPSGLTALLGAVLAAGVLWVFRVEPPPPPLSLSQYVSGVYQRQTQPGEAQIRLNTGQTVTAVTYAEAQPTPGQAVVLNQIDGQYILEGPRRFPLLGALLGLTLLVALAVTGVQGLRAVLGSALTLAALWLILLPLLLGGAPVLGLLPALGGVLALSVYFVHGWNRKSHAALLALLLCVTLGAGLLNLLVGAASLTGLSDAGATVAQASYGVSATGLYVVGVLLTSLGAMNDVAITQTSAVETLAQTRAAQAGPPLSRRALFRQAMRVGRDHAAGMVNVLMLLYAGGSLPLLLLMRASSGTPLWVQVNSEGLFTELAALLLALVSMLLVVPVSTALAAIQHFPSTPRSPDST
- a CDS encoding PQQ-binding-like beta-propeller repeat protein, producing MTHLKLTLTAALSLITAAHAETVSRLVVADATTNVLNVLNLTDGKTVGTFSTPGKLSGLYAGPGGQYAYAIHRNDDRVTVLHSGLSSIPHGDHDDLVQKAPHVLATLNVGQQPTHFFAHDDRIVIFNDKGGTVAIFGETLLGKTNDMQIVKVAQPDHGAPTVMGNVLLSGSLRLNRVDAYDLKSGQLLNTIDGCPALHGEAILGDTSYFGCTDGVLAVTVKGNEITSSKLTNPAGTPEGKRVGTVAAHAKSSTLYGNFGTGLARWTAQDSALTPITLPAVPLKFIFAADGQRLLVLTADGALHALDARTGRVLQSAAGLVKPADAADKAAIRPTMTLGQNAAYLTSPTTGEVLEVALNTLTVTRRLVVGGTPAMLALTSASGEQH
- a CDS encoding metal ABC transporter substrate-binding protein, coding for MSRVFFFFPHWSRTAALGTLLLLPAAQAKPNVIVSFQPLFDVVTRVAEPHAAVERAAPLGASPHDFDPTVRDIARIRSADLAIMAGLGADDWLERYVKASGSPAKVLKLGNVMTFTRIREGSATDPHWWLDARLMAQAARTVGTHLAALDPQHAAAYRANAEREAVRLTALDAELRRTLVPVRGGKLVTFHNAFGYFARAYGLTVSATITPLAGIEPSAQRMAQTVQTIRTAGVRAVFAEPQLPQGPARAVAAEAGVPLFVLDPEGSVQTPNYADMMRRNRDTLLQALK
- a CDS encoding CobW family GTP-binding protein, whose amino-acid sequence is MPDSRIPVTVIGGFLGAGKTTLVNHLIRQAGPALLPRRIGVIVNEFGKVGIDGGLIEALTDQPDDIQELTQGCLCCTGRDDLISALIRLAQRGQDEGGAPAHVLIELSGVADPTPVLHTLLDPDVRAVFRLDSLITVVDTRNLAQTLIENPEAALQLAYATTVILNKSDVVTLAQRHTAEQIVLGLHPLARVLHAKNSEVDAETVLNAHGFSADWTPEPSRTQHTPGLKSFTLEAHTPLGLEGWHGLIHRIVSRPGQVLRVKGYVSLEAHPKKLLMQAVRDLIALDPLPEDRDGYTRLVAIGRDLDADEERAAFAVLSGQTERQVLHRAPVARNATAALSK